Below is a genomic region from Burkholderia pseudomultivorans.
TGCCGCTGCGGCTGCCGTTGCCGCTGATGCAGATCGCGTTCGGCGCGATCCTCGCCTGGCCGAAGTTCAACCTGCACGTCACGTTCGATCCCGAAATCTTCATGCTGCTGTTCATCCCGCCGCTGCTGTTCGCGGATGGCTGGCGGATTCCGAAACGCGAGCTGTACCTGCAGCGCCGCGCGATCCTGATGCTCGCGTTCGGGCTCGTGTTCATGACGGTACTCGCAGTCGGGTACTTCGCGCATTGGCTGATTCCCGAGTTGCCGCTCGCCATCGCGTTCGCGCTCGCGGCCGTGCTGTCGCCGACCGACGCGGTCGCGCTGTCCGGCATCGCCGGCAAGGGCCGGATCCCGCCGCAACTGATGCATATCCTCGAAGGCGAGGCGCTGATGAACGACGCGTCCGGCCTCGTCGCGCTGAAGTTCGCGGTCGCCGCCGCACTGACCGGCATGTTCTCGCTGCGCGACGCGTCGCTCACCTTCGTGATCGTCGCCGCCGGCGGGCTCGCGACCGGCGCGGCCGTGTCGTGGCTATTCAGCGCGGTATCGACCCGCTTCCTGAACGCCGAGCAGGAAGGCGATCCGGCCCCCGGTATCGTGATGACGCTGCTGGTGCCGTTCGCGGCCTACCTGATCGCCGAGCACTTCGACCTGTCGGGCGTGCTCGCGGCCGTCGCGGCGGGGATGATGATGAACTACACGAGCTTCTCGCGCAAAAGCACGGTCGCCTCGCGCGTGCGCGCGGAAAGCACGTGGGCGATGATCGAGTTCGTGTTCAACGGCATGGTGTTCATCATGCTCGGGCTGCAGCTGCCGCACATCATCGGCCGCGCGCTCGTCGATGCGCACCACACCAGCGACGCGCTGCTCGGCCGGATGCTGTTCAACGTCGTCGCGATGACGCTCGCGCTGTACGCGATCCGCTTCCTGTGGGTATGGCTGCTGCGCTGGTTCGCGAGCCGGCGCGCGGCGCGCCAGGGCCTCGCGGGCACGATGGCCGGCGTGCGCACGATCGCGGTGATGACGGTCGGCGGCGTGCGCGGCGCGGTCACGCTCGCCGGCGTGCTGTCGATCCCGGTCGCGCTGCGCGACGGCGTACCGCTGCCGGGCCGCGACACGGCGATCTTCATCGCGTCGGCGGTGATCCTCGTGTCGCTGGTGGTCGCGGTGATCGGCCTGCCGCTGCTGCTGCGCGGCGTGCGTTCGACACGCAATCCGCTCGCCGACGAAGAGCGCGCCGCGCGCGCGGCCGCCGCGCAGGCAGCGATTCGCGCGATCGACTCGTCGCACGACGCGATCGCGACCGACCTCGACGAATCGGGCGCCGCGCGCTGCGCGGACATCTCCGCGCGCGTGATGGACCAGTATCGCCGCCGGCTCACCGCGCTCGCCGACGACGGCCCGACGCCGCGCGCCGAAGCCAGACAGTCCGAGACGATGGAGTTGCAGATGCGGATCGCGGCCGTGCGCGCGGAGCGCTCGGCGCTGTACCGGCTGCGCAGCGAGAGCAGGATTTCGGACGAGACGCTGACGAAACTGCTGCGCGAGATCGACCTGTCGGAAACCGCGCTGTCGACGCGCAAGAAGGGCATCGTCTGACGGCGCGGTGAACGCCGGGGGCGTGCGAGACCGCACTGCCTGCGCCGGCTCGCAAGAAAAAACGGCGACGCCCTGGCGTCGCCGTTTCCACGTCCAGCCCGTCGCGCCTACTTCGCGACGACGACCGGAATCCCCTTCAGCATGCCGGCGCCCTTCATCTCGTCGAGCGCATGCTGGACGGCCGCGCTCGTCGCCGCGTCGATGCCGAGCTGCAACGCAAGCTCGCGCTCCGCGCGCTTCACGCCGGCCAGGTTGCGCAGCTTCACGTGACCGAAGCCGCGCACGCGCGCATGCAGCTCGGCAAGCTGCGCGACACGCGCCGCGTTGCCGGCCGTCGTCACGGCGAAGGCGCGCGTCAGCGTCGTCTCGTAGTCGTCGGCGAGCGCGCGCTCCATCCTGCGCTCGACGGTGCGGCCGAACGGATCGAGCCACGTGCCGCGCAGGCCGCGCACGCGCGCCATCGCGCCGAACACCGGCCACATCCACTGGCCGAACACGCGCTTGCGCGGCGCGCTGCCGTCGCGGCCGGCCTTCGCGACCGTCGGCGGCGCGAGGTTGAACTTCACGCGGTAGTCCTGCCCCGGCACGCCTTCGAACTGCGCTTCGAGCGCCGTGCGGAACGCGCCGTCCGCATAGAGGCGCGCGACCTCGTATTCATCCTTCACCGCGAGCAGGCGATAGAAGGTCGTCGCGACCGCGCGCGTCAGCGCGTCGTCGCCCTTCGCGCGCGCGGCGCTCACGAGCGCACGGTAGCGCTCGACGTAGCGCGCGCCGCCGTATGCGAGAAGGCGCGCCTCGCGATCGGCGATCAATTCGTCGAGCGTCTGCGGCGCGGCAGGCACGGCCACCGCGTGGCGCGCGTTCCACAACGCATCGAGGCCCGCCGCATCGCCGGCCGCCATCCGGCCGACCGAGAACGCGAGCTTGTTCATCGGCACCGCGACGTTGTTCAGCTCGATCGCGCGCATCATCGCGGCGAGCGACACCGGCACGAGGCCGAGCTGCCACGCGTAGCCGAGCATCAGGATGTTCGCGCCGATCGTGTCGCCGAGGAACTTCGCGGCGAGCGCCTGCGCGTCGCAGCTCGACAGGAAGCCGTCGCCGGCCGCGTGGCGCATCTTCTCGAGCAGCGCGTCCGCGTGCAGGTTCGCGTCGGGGTTCTGCACGAACGATGCGTTCGGAATCCGGTGCGTGTTGACGACGATCCGCGAGCGCTCGTGACGCACCGTCTGCAGCGCCTCGGCGCTCGCGCCGACCACCATGTCGCAGGCGAGCAGCACGTCGGCCTGCTGCGTGTCGATGCGCACCTGGTTCAGCCAGCGGTCGCTCGACGCGATCCGCACGAACGACAGCACCGAGCCGCCCTTCTGCGCGAAGCCCATGAAGTCGAGCACCGACGCGCTCTTGCCTTCGAGATGCGCGGCCATGCTGATCAGCGCGCCGACCGTCACGACGCCGGTGCCGCCGACGCCCGTCACGAGCATGTCGTACGGCGCCGCGTCGAGATGGGTCGCGGGCACCGGCAGCGCGTCGACGCGCGCGGCGAGCGCCGCTTCGTCGAACGCCGCGCCGGCGGCCTTCTTCAGCGCCGCGCCTTCGACCGTCACGAAGCTCGGACAGAAGCCGTTCACGCACGAATAGTCCTTGTTGCACGACGATTGATCGATCCGGCGCTTGCGGCCGAGC
It encodes:
- a CDS encoding Na+/H+ antiporter, which encodes MEIVFTVLILLLTVALSGALTRTLPLRLPLPLMQIAFGAILAWPKFNLHVTFDPEIFMLLFIPPLLFADGWRIPKRELYLQRRAILMLAFGLVFMTVLAVGYFAHWLIPELPLAIAFALAAVLSPTDAVALSGIAGKGRIPPQLMHILEGEALMNDASGLVALKFAVAAALTGMFSLRDASLTFVIVAAGGLATGAAVSWLFSAVSTRFLNAEQEGDPAPGIVMTLLVPFAAYLIAEHFDLSGVLAAVAAGMMMNYTSFSRKSTVASRVRAESTWAMIEFVFNGMVFIMLGLQLPHIIGRALVDAHHTSDALLGRMLFNVVAMTLALYAIRFLWVWLLRWFASRRAARQGLAGTMAGVRTIAVMTVGGVRGAVTLAGVLSIPVALRDGVPLPGRDTAIFIASAVILVSLVVAVIGLPLLLRGVRSTRNPLADEERAARAAAAQAAIRAIDSSHDAIATDLDESGAARCADISARVMDQYRRRLTALADDGPTPRAEARQSETMELQMRIAAVRAERSALYRLRSESRISDETLTKLLREIDLSETALSTRKKGIV